The segment AGGAGAACGCTCGTTCCGGCGTTCGTCATCGGCGTCCCGCTGGCGATCGTCCTGATCGGTATCCTCATCATCGTGGGCGAGTACCTCCGCGTGACAAACACGCACTACGTCGTCACGGATCGCGCCCTCTATCGAAAAAGCGGCGTCCTCTCGCGGGACGTAAAGCGAATCGATCACGAAAAGATTCAGGACATCTCCTACTCCCAGTCGGCGCTCGGAACCGTCTTCGACTACGGGACGGTGGAGGTCAGCACCGCCGGTGGATCGGGCGTCGAGATGGCGTTCAAATCCGTTCCGGAGCCCAAAGCCGTCCAGCAGCTCATCAGCGAGCTGATCGACCGCGACCACCGCGAAAAGACCGACGACCGGTCGAAGGACGACGTTCTCGAGGAGATCCTCGCGGAATTGCGATCGATCCGGACGACGCTCGAGGAGCCAGATCATGACTGACCGCAGCCGGTCGAACAACGGGCGACAACCGGTCTCCGGAACGGGACCGAGCCACGACCTCCAGCCATCCACCGAGGCCCACGGATCGCTCGAGTGGCTGGCGCTTATCCGAGAGGGGGGTAGCGCACCGGGCGAAACGATCGTTTGGCGTGATGGTCCGCGAATGCAGACGGCGTATCCGTGGGGTGCACTCGCCCTCGTGGGCGTCCTTGTTCCCCTCGTAACGATCGCGCTCGATATCTTTTCTGCGCTCGCACTCGTCTGGGCACCGGTCGTCTCGATTCCGGCGGTGTGGGGGGTCCTCCGGATCGCTCGGACGGAGTACGTCCTCACGAGCCGGCGGGTCGCCATCAGGCGTGGCGTCCTCGGTATCAGCGTCGAGACGGTGGACCTCGAACGCGTCCAGAACACGACCCTCACACAGCATTCGGTCGCCCGTATCGTCGGCTACGGAACCGTCACGATCGAAGCCGCGAGCGGCGAGACGTTCACGCTCCGCAACGTCGAAAAGCCGGATGCCGTTCGGAATCGGCTCGAGGCCCAGCGTGAACTCGGCCGTTCGACCGACGTTCCGGGAGCGATAGAGCAGTGGGAGGCGGTGCTCGAAGAGATTCGTGGCTTGCGTCGTACGATCGATCCGTCGACGTAACGCTGCTCCGGGCGACCGATCTCGATTCCGTCGGAAGCTGACCAGATTCAATCGTCGGCCGATCCGTTCATATAACCATGGAGATCATGTAGACGTTGATGCAGACGGCGACGGTCCACGGGACCGCGAGTCCGGCGGGAACGATCGGCCGGTACTCTCGAGGAAGCAGAGATCGACAGAACAGCGCGACGCCGACGGCGAGACCTTTGAGAACGATCATTCCCACCAGCCCGTAGCCCTCGATCGCGCCGCGAGCGACCGGGTTCGACTCGGCCAATCCGAGATGGAGGCCGACGAACGTCGTCACGATGTCACCGACGAGCGAGAGCGCAACGAACACCCAGAGCAGTCGCTCGAGTTCGGCAGGCGTGGCGGTTACTGGTATTCGGGGGTGTGAGTAAACCCCGTCTGAACTCATAGGCTCCCCGCCGGAGTCGAACCGACCGTGGGGCCACCGGGAGCGTGCGGAGACCGCACGCGTCGGTTCCAGTACGGTCGGTATTGTTATGCAAACCGTAGCGAATAGAAATCGGTCCATAGCGTCGGTCAACCGAGTCGTAGAGACGGGTATCCTGTAACAACCATCGACCGACGGCTGGCGGTAATCGTCACCGGTGTGTCCCGACAGTCGTGACTGGTGGCGATTGCGATCGATCCCAGGGCGGGTCGACGTCAAATCGCCTTCAAAGAACCGTGCCGTGTTTTTTGTCGGGAAGCGATTTCTCGACGTCCTCGTAGAACGCGAACCGAGCGGCCAGTTCCTCTCGAAGGGAACTCGGCGGAACGATCTCGTCTATGACGACCTCGCTCGCCATCCGATGAACGTCGATGTCCTCGCGGTACTCCTCCCGGAGTTCGCGCTCCCGGCGATTTCGCTCCTCCGGATCGTCGATCTCCGAGAGCTTTCGTGCATAGACCGCGTTGATCGCGGCCTCGGGGCCCATGATCGCGATCTCGCCTGACGGAAGTCCGATGACGCTCTCGGGATCGTATGCGGGACCACCCATCGCGTAAATTCCCGCGCCGTAGGCCTTGCGAACGACGACCGTCTGTTTCGGCACCGTCGCCGACGAGGTCGCGTAGATCATCTTCTTTCCCTTCTCGAGGATTCCGTTCTTTTCCACCTGCGATCCGGCCATGAACCCGGGCGTGTCACACAGGTACAGTAGCGGGATGTTGAACGCATCCGACGTCCATACGAACTCGCCCGCCTTCTCGGCGGCGTCCGGAAAGATCGCACCCGCGCGGTGGGCGGGCTGATTGGCGACGATTCCGATCGGGCGACCGTCGATGCGAGCGTACGCCGTGATGATCTCCTCACCGTACTCCGGCCGGAGTTCGAGAACCGATCCCGCGTCGACCACGCGATCGATCACGTCCCGCATGTCGTAGCCTTTGTTCGGATGCGGTGGAACGACGGCATCGATCCCCGCGGGCCGATCGTCCGGTGGCATCGACTCCCGTTGTGGCGGCTTCTCGTCCGCGTTATCCGGGAGGTACGCGATCAACCTGGCGACGAGTTCGCGGGCGTGTTCTTCGTCCTTCGCGACGAGATCCGCGGAGCCGGACTCGCGCGCGTGAACCGCCGGTCCGCCGAGTTTCTCGAGGTCGATGTCCTCGCCGGTAACCAT is part of the Natrarchaeobius halalkaliphilus genome and harbors:
- a CDS encoding PH domain-containing protein; translated protein: MAESTPGSTDGTGRSGPTNADAGTDPNDRDLEWLSLDDGEEIVWADGPDRRTLVPAFVIGVPLAIVLIGILIIVGEYLRVTNTHYVVTDRALYRKSGVLSRDVKRIDHEKIQDISYSQSALGTVFDYGTVEVSTAGGSGVEMAFKSVPEPKAVQQLISELIDRDHREKTDDRSKDDVLEEILAELRSIRTTLEEPDHD
- a CDS encoding PH domain-containing protein, with the translated sequence MTDRSRSNNGRQPVSGTGPSHDLQPSTEAHGSLEWLALIREGGSAPGETIVWRDGPRMQTAYPWGALALVGVLVPLVTIALDIFSALALVWAPVVSIPAVWGVLRIARTEYVLTSRRVAIRRGVLGISVETVDLERVQNTTLTQHSVARIVGYGTVTIEAASGETFTLRNVEKPDAVRNRLEAQRELGRSTDVPGAIEQWEAVLEEIRGLRRTIDPST
- a CDS encoding DUF5658 family protein, translated to MSSDGVYSHPRIPVTATPAELERLLWVFVALSLVGDIVTTFVGLHLGLAESNPVARGAIEGYGLVGMIVLKGLAVGVALFCRSLLPREYRPIVPAGLAVPWTVAVCINVYMISMVI
- a CDS encoding acyl-CoA carboxylase subunit beta — protein: MHVRITATATDEEASVIAAALAEHLEETVEVYLGDDDEPTAVSASERESSAAPPTATGEESENADRERFEPTDRERRLVDEIEDILEGGPERYRAQLSEEDKLFVRDRLELWFGGENDEFLFEDGKFAAFDDWHPDGAGEETDDRLPADGLITGGATFEGRDVHFMANDYTVKRGSMAARGVEKFLRMQQRALKTGRPVLYLMDSSGGRIDRQTGFFANREGIGKYYYNHSMLSGRVPQICVLYGPCIAGAAYTPVFADFTVMVEGMSAMAIASPRMVRMVTGEDIDLEKLGGPAVHARESGSADLVAKDEEHARELVARLIAYLPDNADEKPPQRESMPPDDRPAGIDAVVPPHPNKGYDMRDVIDRVVDAGSVLELRPEYGEEIITAYARIDGRPIGIVANQPAHRAGAIFPDAAEKAGEFVWTSDAFNIPLLYLCDTPGFMAGSQVEKNGILEKGKKMIYATSSATVPKQTVVVRKAYGAGIYAMGGPAYDPESVIGLPSGEIAIMGPEAAINAVYARKLSEIDDPEERNRRERELREEYREDIDVHRMASEVVIDEIVPPSSLREELAARFAFYEDVEKSLPDKKHGTVL